The following are encoded in a window of Gossypium raimondii isolate GPD5lz chromosome 13, ASM2569854v1, whole genome shotgun sequence genomic DNA:
- the LOC105782439 gene encoding TATA-box-binding protein, with protein sequence MAEQGGLEGSQPVDLSKHPSGIVPTLQNIVSTVNLDCKLDLKQIALQARNAEYNPKRFAAVIMRIREPKTTALIFASGKMVCTGAKSEQQSKLAARKYARIIQKLGFPAKFKDFKIQNIVGSCDVKFPIRLEGLAYSHGAFSSYEPELFPGLIYRMKQPKIVLLIFVSGKIVITGAKVRDETYTAFENIYPVLTEFRKNQQ encoded by the exons ATGGCAGAACAAGGTGGCTTGGAAGGTAGCCAACCAGTGGATCTTTCCAAGCACCCATCTGGCATTGTTCCCACTCTTCA GAACATTGTATCAACTGTGAACTTAGATTGCAAGTTGGATCTTAAGCAAATTGCACTTCAAGCTCGAAATGCAGAATATAATCCGAAG CGTTTTGCTGCTGTCATTATGAGAATCAGGGAGCCAAAAACTACAGCTTTGATTTTTGCCTCTGGAAAGATG GTTTGCACTGGTGCTAAAAGTGAACAGCAATCTAAACTGGCTGCAAGGAag TATGCCAGAATTATCCAAAAGCTTGGTTTTCCTGCTAAGTTTAAG GACTTCAAAATTCAGAACATTGTTGGGTCCTGTGATGTCAAATTTCCCATCAGACTTGAAGGTCTTGCATACTCCCATGGTGCCTTTTCAAGT TATGAACCTGAACTCTTTCCAGGCCTCATCTATCGTATGAAACAACCGAAGATTGTGCTTCTCATTTTCGTGTCAGGGAAGATTGTGATCACTGGAGCCAAG GTTAGAGATGAAACATACACAGCCTTTGAGAATATATATCCAGTCCTTACAGAATTTCGGAAGAACCAACAATG
- the LOC105783264 gene encoding casein kinase 1-like protein HD16 — MPELRSGARRSKHLDDLQPPPQPVEQAENWVLPAQNRTRRRAGGRGRGNAAGVAKGPSAAVPTRPTAAGRGRGIRLIDLDPEPRQVLPQAEPLAAAGPAFNRVEVVADKDIAMEGRSADKIVGVEEEASTTPVPETVQVGNSPVYRLERKLGKGGFGQVYVGQRTSGGSDRIGPDAIEVALKLEHRNSKGCNYGPPYEWQVYNSLSGCYGIPSVHYKGRQGDFYILVMDMLGPSLWDVWNSLGQSMSPNMAACIAVEAISILEKLHLKGFVHGDVKPENFLLGLPGSADEKKLYLIDLGLASRWKDAQSGQHVDYDQRPDVFRGTIRYASVHAHLGRTGSRRDDLESLAYTLIFLIKGRLPWQGYQGDNKSFLVCKKKMATSPELMCCFCPAPFKQFLEAVTNMKFDEEPNYAKLISFFESLIEPCTPLRPIRIDGALKVGQKRGRLVINLEEDEQPKKKIRLGSPATQWISVYNARCPMKQRYHYNVADSRLRQHVEKGNEDGLFISCVASAANLWALIMDAGTGFTSQVYELSTVFLHKDWIMEQWEKNYYISSIAGANNGSSLVVMSKGTPYTQQSYKLSESFPFKWINKKWKEGFHVTSMTTAGSCWGVVMSRNSGFSDQVVELDFLYPSEGIHRRWESGYRITSMAATADQAAFILSIPKRKMMDETQETLRTSAFPSTHVKDKWAKNLYLASICYGRTVC; from the exons ATGCCAGAATTGCGAAGTGGAGCCCGGAGATCGAAACACCTTGATGATCTTCAGCCACCTCCTCAACCGGTTGAACAAGCGGAGAATTGGGTTCTGCCTGCACAAAACAGAACCAGGAGGAGAGCTGGTGGAAGAGGAAGGGGTAATGCTGCTGGTGTAGCCAAAGGGCCCTCGGCGGCGGTACCCACAAGGCCAACAGCCGCCGGTAGAGGCCGGGGCATTAGGTTGATAGATTTAGATCCCGAGCCTCGTCAGGTTCTTCCTCAGGCTGAACCTTTGGCTGCTGCTGGACCTGCTTTCAACCGAGTAGAAGTAGTGGCAGATAAAGATATTGCGATGGAGGGTCGGAGTGCTGATAAAATAGTTGGAGTTGAAGAAGAAGCTAGCACCACCCCTGTTCCTGAAACG GTACAAGTGGGTAATTCTCCTGTATATAGGTTAGAAAGGAAATTGGGCAAGGGCGGTTTTGGCCAAGTTTATGTTGGCCAAAGGACAAGTGGTGGTAGTGATAGAATTGGACCCGATGCAATTGAG GTGGCCTTGAAGCTTGAGCATCGGAACAGTAAAGGTTGCAATTATGGTCCGCCTTATGAGTGGCAAGTATACAA TTCCCTAAGTGGGTGTTATGGGATTCCTTCTGTGCACTACAAGGGTCGCCAGGGAGACTTCTATATTCTT GTGATGGATATGCTTGGTCCCAGTTTATGGGATGTTTGGAATTCTCTAGGACAGTC GATGTCGCCAAATATGGCTGCATGCATTGCCGTGGAGGCAATATCAATTCTTGAAAAGCTACATTTAAAGGG GTTTGTCCATGGAGATGTGAAGCCTGAGAATTTTTTATTAGGTCTACCTGGATCAGCTGATGAGAAGAAGCTATATCTTATTGATCTTGGTTTAG CTTCAAGATGGAAAGATGCACAGTCTGGTCAACATGTTGATTATGATCAGAGGCCGGATGTTTTCAG GGGAACAATCAGGTATGCTAGTGTGCATGCGCATTTGGGTCGGACTGGAAGTCGTAGAGATGACCTTGAGTCATTGGCATACACATTGATATTTCTAATAAAAGGGCGGTTACCATGGCAGGGTTATCAG GGTGATAACAAGAGTTTTCTGGTTTGCAAGAAAAAGATGGCCACTTCTCCAGAGTTGATGTGTTGCTTTTGTCCTGCCCCGTTTAAGCAGTTCCTTGAGGCTGttacaaatatgaaatttgatgaGGAGCCCAATTATGCGAAGCTTATATCCTTCTTTGAGAGCCTAATTGAACCATGCACTCCATTGAGACCGATAAGAATCGATGGAGCTCTTAAG GTTGGGCAAAAGCGAGGAAGACTGGTCATTAATTTAGAAGAAGATGAGCAACCTAAGAAAAAAATACGACTAGGTAGTCCTGCTACTCAGTGGATTTCGGTTTACAATGCACGTTGTCCTATGAAGCAGAG ATATCACTACAATGTAGCAGATTCAAGGTTGCGCCAGCATGTAGAGAAGGGTAATGAAGATGGATTATTTATTAGTTGTGTGGCATCGGCTGCTAACCTCTGGGCCCTGATCATGGATGCGGGAACTGGTTTCACGTCCCAGGTTTATGAATTGTCAACCGTCTTTCTGCACAAG GATTGGATTATGGAGCAATGGGAAAAGAACTACTATATTAGTTCAATAGCTGGAGCAAATAATGGAAGTTCCTTGGTTGTTATGTCAAAAG GGACTCCTTACACTCAACAGTCATACAAGTTGAGCGAATCTTTTCCCTTCAAATGGATAAATAAGAAGTGGAAAGAAGGCTTTCATGTAACCTCAATGACAACTGCCGGGAGTTGCTGGGGTGTGGTAATGTCAAGGAACTCTGGGTTCTCTGATCAG GTTGTGGAGCTTGACTTTTTGTATCCAAGTGAAGGAATACATCGGCGATGGGAGAGTGGTTACAGAATAACATCTATGGCTGCAACCGCAGATCAAGCTGCCTTCATACTAAGCATTCCGAAACGAAAAATGATGGATGAAACTCAGGAAACTCTGCGCACATCCGCCTTCCCGAGCACCCATGTAAAG GACAAATGGGCAAAAAATCTGTACCTAGCATCAATTTGCTATGGGCGGACTGTGTGCTAG
- the LOC105783624 gene encoding uncharacterized protein LOC105783624 has protein sequence MCPLRFLLVFLSAVLAGYVTWRTAHSSSNIDDDGGGNGNVVSEDSGKIVAIEKQEISSKRKVQNAFWVFVDMASGKYLWRNFKNSE, from the exons ATGTGTCCTCTGAGGTTCTTGCTGGTGTTTCTCTCAGCAGTTTTAGCAGGATACGTAACATGGAGGACGGCACATTCGTCATCCAATATTGACGATGATGGCGGCGGCAATGGCAATGTAGTTTCTGAGGATTCTGGGAAGATTGTTGCCATAGAAAAACAAGAAATCAGTTCCAAAAGG AAGGTTCAGAATGCATTCTGGGTATTTGTTGACATGGCTAGTGGGAAGTATTTGTGGAGGAATTTCAAGAATTCAgaatag
- the LOC105783623 gene encoding uncharacterized protein LOC105783623, giving the protein MQWYLLVGPTPIHGFPPSSSSFIANGGNPSISAFPFNGSWRHPYNQHPSEHRNRWVPPPSSSFTPATGINGEQNHYTVLGVARNASSADIKRAYRLLARKYHPDVSKHSRASELFKSIRHAYEVLSNEVTRIRYDRTLTFQEDVGRSYKGKRNHSPKYEDGVRIYRWAELKRKMQEERFRKQYEVNEEYSSFYEETGDETDEESLQQGRGSFIEVIKSAFILLFLLQTFGSQFSLTFSSLMALLDKKLDAGYKIGYVIAWVLGGRGGVLLTLCLLFASWVCGKTSSSVVVLVVIAMWVGSNLARYAPLPQGALLALLYMSIKLQVDLH; this is encoded by the exons ATGCAGTGGTACCTTTTGGTGGGACCCACTCCCATCCACGGCTTTCCcccctcctcctcctccttcaTCGCTAACGGCGGCAACCCTTCCATTTCCGCTTTTCCGTTCAACGGCAGCTGGCGCCACCCTTACAACCAACACCCGAGCGAACATCGTAACCGCTGGGTCCCACCGCCATCATCATCGTTCACACCAGCGACTGGAATCAACGGCGAGCAGAATCATTATACAGTACTCGGCGTCGCTCGGAATGCTTCCTCCGCTGATATCAAGCGAGCTTATCGACTTCTCGCTCGAAAG TATCATCCCGATGTGAGCAAGCATTCACGAGCTAGTGAGCTATTCAAGAGCATCCGCCATGCTTATGAA GTCTTATCTAACGAAGTAACAAGGATTAGGTATGATCGAACACTTACGTTTCAAGAGGATGTTGGGAGGTCATACAAAGGAAAGCGGAATCATAGTCCCAAGTATGAAGATGGGGTTAGGATATATAGGTGGGCTGAACTCAAACGAAAAATGCAAGAAGAAAGATTCCGAAAACAATATGAAGTAAATGAGGAATATTCTTCCTTTTACGAAGAAACTGGTGATGAGACCGACGAAGAAAGCCTGCAACAAGGGAGAGGGTCGTTTATAGAAGTTATAAAATCTGCTTTCATATTGCTGTTCTTGCTGCAGACATTTGGGTCTCAGTTTTCTCTCACCTTCAGCAGCCTAATGGCTCTACTCGATAAAAAGCTGGATGCTGGCTATAAGATCGGTTACGTAATTGCATGGGTTTTAGGCGGAAGAGGCGGCGTTTTGCTGACTTTATGTCTTTTGTTTGCGAGTTGGGTTTGTGGGAAAACCAGCAGCAGTGTGGTTGTTCTGGTGGTCATAGCGATGTGGGTTGGCTCCAATCTAGCGAGATATGCTCCACTCCCTCAAGGTGCTCTCCTTGCACTTTTATACATGTCTATCAAGCTTCAAGTTGATCTGCACTAA